From Psychrobacillus sp. FSL K6-2836, a single genomic window includes:
- the phoU gene encoding phosphate signaling complex protein PhoU, giving the protein MVGREKFDAELNLVQSLLLELSNTAIDTLDNSMNYLFEKDIEGALAILDNDEHINHMEEEVNDRVILLIAKQQPVATDLRRLMVLVKIAADMERIGDYACNIAKETIRIGKDEHIEPIVLLDEMRIKTIKMLKQVLDAFTNENMEEAKTIAKLDDEVDEMYGHIIRTLLNAGVNNPAQLSQVTQLSFVCRYLERSADHATNIAERLLYLLKGKHYELNN; this is encoded by the coding sequence ATGGTAGGAAGAGAGAAATTCGATGCAGAACTGAACCTGGTTCAGTCTTTGTTACTGGAGCTAAGTAATACAGCTATTGACACTTTAGATAATTCTATGAATTATCTTTTTGAGAAAGATATTGAAGGTGCACTGGCCATACTTGATAATGATGAACATATTAACCATATGGAAGAAGAAGTAAATGATCGAGTAATTTTGTTAATAGCAAAACAACAACCAGTTGCAACTGATTTACGAAGATTGATGGTGCTCGTCAAAATTGCTGCAGATATGGAACGAATTGGTGATTATGCATGTAATATTGCGAAGGAAACAATTCGTATTGGAAAAGATGAGCATATTGAGCCAATTGTTTTACTTGATGAAATGCGCATCAAAACGATAAAAATGCTTAAACAGGTTCTCGATGCATTTACGAATGAGAACATGGAGGAAGCTAAAACTATAGCAAAATTGGACGATGAAGTAGATGAAATGTATGGGCATATTATTCGCACACTTTTGAATGCAGGAGTAAATAATCCTGCTCAGCTAAGTCAGGTCACTCAACTATCATTTGTGTGTCGTTATTTAGAGAGATCTGCAGACCATGCAACAAATATTGCAGAACGCCTATTATATTTATTAAAAGGGAAGCATTACGAATTAAATAATTAA
- the rpmG gene encoding 50S ribosomal protein L33 produces MRVNITLACTDCGERNYISKKNKRNNPERLELKKYCSRDKKMTLHRETK; encoded by the coding sequence ATGCGCGTTAATATTACATTAGCTTGTACAGATTGCGGAGAGCGCAACTATATTTCTAAGAAAAACAAGCGTAACAATCCAGAACGTCTTGAACTTAAAAAATATTGCTCACGTGATAAGAAAATGACTCTTCATAGAGAAACTAAATAA
- a CDS encoding 5-formyltetrahydrofolate cyclo-ligase: MTKKIIRNAMKERLTSLDEVAYNSYSKQIEDQFLRQVAVSDASTIGITISSFPEVDTWSIIKQLWSMGKNVVVPKCSPSDKSMIFYQVQNFDQLERVYMHLLEPNPLKSKAITPQEIEILVVPGIVYCEKGYRIGYGGGYYDRFLMNYKGDTLSLAFDIQVVKNVEYDVFDIPVDKIITPNGTFLCKQIRQKDE; this comes from the coding sequence ATGACAAAGAAAATTATAAGAAACGCTATGAAAGAGCGATTAACCTCATTAGATGAAGTTGCATATAATAGTTACTCAAAACAAATTGAAGATCAGTTTCTGAGACAAGTAGCGGTTTCAGATGCTTCCACTATCGGAATAACGATATCTAGCTTCCCTGAAGTCGATACTTGGAGTATAATAAAACAATTATGGAGTATGGGGAAAAATGTCGTAGTTCCTAAATGTTCACCTTCGGATAAATCTATGATATTTTATCAGGTACAAAATTTTGACCAATTAGAGCGGGTATATATGCATCTACTCGAACCAAATCCTTTAAAGTCTAAAGCAATCACTCCTCAAGAGATTGAAATACTAGTGGTTCCTGGGATCGTATACTGCGAAAAGGGATACCGCATAGGATATGGTGGAGGCTATTATGACCGTTTCCTTATGAATTATAAGGGAGATACACTGTCATTAGCTTTTGATATTCAAGTGGTGAAAAATGTTGAATATGATGTATTTGATATACCAGTAGATAAAATTATTACACCGAATGGAACTTTTTTATGCAAACAGATTCGGCAGAAGGATGAATAG
- a CDS encoding YqgQ family protein: MNSVYDVMQLLKRFGIYVYTKDRLADLEIMEDEVRELYKMQMIESKDFQIAILLLRQEQSNSKI, encoded by the coding sequence ATGAATTCAGTATACGACGTTATGCAACTTTTAAAACGATTTGGAATATATGTATATACGAAAGATCGCCTAGCAGATTTAGAAATAATGGAGGATGAAGTTAGAGAGCTTTATAAAATGCAAATGATTGAGTCAAAAGACTTTCAAATAGCTATTTTATTATTGAGACAAGAACAAAGTAATAGTAAAATTTAG
- a CDS encoding LTA synthase family protein: MKKKNWPTHSILILAIVATWIKTYIVYHTSFDMDIENLMQQLILFINPLSFLLFIYGLSLFFKSPKGRNRYIVIASIILSAVVYANAVFYRFFTDFITIPVLFQTSNFGDLGSSAAESIFLTDIFYFTDVAIIIIALKWLKIGDKVTLVKPAVRRAYFVMAAAILFLNLGLSEIERPQLLTRSFDREMLVKNIGPYNYHLYDIYIQSKSHAQRALADGSELVEVNNYVRSNQVDANEDMFGVAKDRNLIVVSMESLQSFVINNDMNGHEVTPFLNSLTQDKDTYYFSNFYHQTGLGKTSDSEFLLENSLYPLGGGAVFFTHSGNTFHSMAESLNEEGYFTNVLHPNNKSFWNRDIMYRALDIQKYYDEQSFVVKEEDAVNWGMKDIPFLEQSADLMADMPQPFYSRLITLTNHHPFTLDEEDKLIPEYNSNSNTLNRYFQSVRYMDEALKLFFEDLKEQGLYDNSIIVMYGDHYGISENHNKAMEQYLGKEITPYESAKLQRVPLFVHIPNSGDGKEITETSGQIDLRPTILHALGVDTSKDMQLGADLFSEEHEEFVVFRDGGFVTDKVVYAGNVCYDNATGLQIEIDSCQPYIDRATQELGYSDQIINGDLLRFYDLKTGNLLINEALKEDE; encoded by the coding sequence ATGAAGAAGAAAAATTGGCCAACACATTCTATTCTGATTCTTGCTATTGTGGCAACATGGATAAAAACATATATTGTTTACCACACAAGCTTTGACATGGATATTGAAAATTTGATGCAACAACTGATACTGTTTATAAATCCGCTTAGTTTTTTACTATTTATCTACGGACTTTCCTTGTTCTTTAAGAGTCCTAAAGGTAGAAATAGATATATAGTAATTGCTAGCATAATACTTTCAGCTGTTGTATATGCTAATGCTGTATTTTACCGTTTTTTCACAGATTTCATTACAATTCCGGTGCTATTTCAAACAAGTAATTTTGGCGATTTGGGTTCATCGGCAGCAGAAAGTATCTTTTTAACGGATATTTTCTATTTCACTGATGTTGCCATCATCATTATTGCATTAAAGTGGTTGAAAATTGGAGACAAAGTTACGCTTGTTAAGCCTGCTGTAAGAAGAGCTTATTTTGTAATGGCTGCAGCAATTCTATTTTTAAACTTAGGTTTATCTGAGATTGAACGACCACAGCTATTAACACGAAGCTTTGATCGTGAGATGCTAGTTAAGAATATTGGACCGTATAACTATCATTTATATGATATATATATCCAGTCTAAATCACATGCCCAAAGAGCATTAGCCGATGGAAGTGAGTTAGTAGAGGTAAATAACTATGTTCGCTCTAACCAAGTAGATGCTAATGAAGATATGTTTGGTGTTGCCAAGGATCGTAATTTAATCGTAGTTTCGATGGAATCCTTACAATCTTTCGTTATTAATAATGATATGAATGGTCATGAAGTTACACCATTTTTAAATTCACTAACGCAAGATAAGGACACATATTATTTCTCTAATTTTTATCATCAAACTGGTTTAGGAAAAACTTCCGACTCTGAGTTTTTACTAGAGAATTCACTATATCCATTAGGCGGAGGAGCAGTATTCTTTACGCATAGTGGGAATACATTCCACTCGATGGCAGAAAGCTTAAATGAAGAAGGATATTTTACAAACGTATTGCATCCTAATAACAAAAGTTTCTGGAATCGGGATATTATGTATCGAGCATTGGATATTCAAAAATATTATGATGAACAAAGTTTTGTAGTGAAAGAAGAGGATGCTGTTAACTGGGGGATGAAGGATATTCCTTTCCTAGAGCAATCAGCCGATTTAATGGCAGATATGCCTCAGCCATTTTATTCTCGTTTAATAACCTTAACAAATCATCATCCTTTTACTTTGGATGAAGAAGATAAGCTTATACCAGAGTATAATTCCAACTCTAATACACTCAATAGATATTTCCAGTCAGTTCGTTATATGGACGAAGCATTGAAACTATTTTTTGAGGACTTAAAAGAACAAGGATTATATGATAACTCCATCATCGTTATGTATGGAGATCACTATGGTATTTCTGAAAATCACAATAAAGCAATGGAGCAATATTTAGGAAAAGAAATAACTCCATATGAGTCAGCAAAACTTCAACGTGTTCCACTATTCGTTCATATTCCAAATAGTGGTGATGGTAAAGAAATTACGGAAACATCTGGTCAAATCGATTTGCGTCCAACAATTTTACATGCATTAGGTGTAGACACATCTAAAGATATGCAGCTTGGAGCAGATTTGTTCTCTGAAGAACATGAAGAATTTGTCGTGTTCCGTGACGGTGGATTTGTAACTGATAAAGTTGTTTATGCTGGTAATGTTTGCTATGACAATGCCACTGGTTTGCAAATTGAAATAGATAGCTGTCAGCCTTATATAGATAGAGCTACTCAGGAACTTGGCTATTCCGATCAAATTATTAATGGAGATTTATTGCGTTTTTATGATTTGAAGACTGGGAATTTGCTTATAAATGAGGCATTAAAAGAAGATGAATAA